One genomic window of Haliotis asinina isolate JCU_RB_2024 chromosome 4, JCU_Hal_asi_v2, whole genome shotgun sequence includes the following:
- the LOC137281793 gene encoding uncharacterized protein, which yields MAARYFLRCIVVPQYRTTVRLSQEPWLTWRQCWCRRRSSVVEGRTNMVTARADRRQDSFTLLPKGIPADKDEILNEINNVLYGKPANIQARHGIQSRLETLESVGCALDDIHNSPDVLLLTEVQVFKAVQKLRKRHLDVNVERVKIAHLRSKGAFQKLVQDHQKKQRYEIAKLLQCSVEDCEGLGKQYPFLKSETAKRLEPKIDYLLSTGITVDEVRENCFILKRKLDDLVEVASGIQKIRCGKVGIFDKESKELFLDTEKLLLYSREKTDKKQQRCEHVARLLQVDISQLDVKYCAVPLKTVLQKIIFLLDQGINKKDLLNHLYLMQISLSALQRTVKTAHSVGLTKFTAMSLINILQHRTISPKPGKARHHNFVARQLDLPKTVFSNLGPRSNLVFTRDKSILKANIDYLKGKGFSSRDIHDCVLVIGHEPDVLKLYLESLFERLEVQQFEMVDNVVVLNAVQYFIERDGNFNCKEQLSDMKEYVASESLVDLQEDDSQEVDSTGDDSP from the exons ATGGCTGCTAGGTATTTCCTCAGATGCATTGTGGTTCCTCAGTACAGAACAACAGTGAGACTGTCACAAGAACCATGGTTGACGTGGAGACAATGCTGGTGTCGAAGACGTTCCAGCGTTGTGGAGGGGAGAACCAATATGGTGACAGCCAGGGCAGACAGACGCCAGGACAGTTTCACTCTGCTCCCTAAGGGCATCCCAGCCGACAAGGATGAA ATACTGAATGAAATCAACAATGTACTATATGGCAAGCCGGCCAATATCCAAGCCCGTCATGGCATCCAGAGTCGTCTAGAGACCCTGGAGAGCGTTGGGTGTGCCCTTGACGACATCCACAACAGCCCCGACGTCCTTCTTCTCACTGAGGTTCAGGTGTTCAAGGCCGTCCAGAAGTTGCGAAAGCGGCATCTGGATGTAAATGTTGAAAGAGTCAAGATTGCTCATCTGCGTTCGAAAGGAGCTTTTCAGAAGCTTGTCCAAGATCACCAGAAGAAACAGAGATATGAAATTGCAAAATTGTTGCAGTGTTCGGTAGAAGACTGTGAGGGCTTAGGGAAACAGTACCCATTCCTGAAATCAGAAACTGCAAAACGACTCGAACCCAAGATTGATTATCTTCTGTCAACTGGAATAACGGTGGATGAAGTACGGGAAAACTGCTTCATCCTTAAAAGGAAATTGGATGATCTTGTAGAAGTGGCATCCGGAATTCAGAAAATCCGGTGTGGCAAGGTTGGAATATTTGACAAAGAATCAAAAGAACTTTTTCTTGACACAGAAAAGCTGCTTCTTTATTCAAGAGAAAAGACTGACAAGAAGCAACAGAGATGCGAACACGTTGCTCGATTGTTACAAGTAGATATATCCCAGCTGGATGTTAAGTATTGTGCAGTCCCACTGAAGacagttttgcagaaaataatCTTCCTGTTAGACCAGGGCATTAACAAGAAGGATCTTCTAAACCATCTCTACCTCATGCAGATCAGTCTTTCTGCATTACAACGAACTGTCAAGACAGCACACAGCGTGGGTCTGACAAAATTCACAGCAATGTCTCTCATTAACATCCTACAGCATAGAACAATCTCACCCAAACCAGGCAAAGCCAGACACCATAATTTTGTAGCCCGTCAGCTTGATTTGCcaaaaactgtgttttcaaatcTGGGACCACGTTCGAATCTCGTTTTCACCCGTGACAAATCGATATTAAAAGCTAACATTGATTATCTGAAGGGTAAAGGTTTTTCAAGTAGGGATATCCATGACTGTGTGTTGGTTATTGGCCATGAGCCTGATGTGTTGAAGTTGTATCTAGAATCATTGTTTGAGAGGCTGGAGGTCCAGCAGTTTGAGATGGTAGACAATGTGGTGGTGTTAAATGCTGTACAGTACTTCATTGAGAGAGATGGAAACTTCAACTGTAAGGAACAACTTAGTGACATGAAGGAGTATGTGGCTTCAGAGAGCTTGGTCGACCTGCAGGAAGACGACTCCCAGGAGGTCGACTCTACAGGGGACGATTCACCTTGA